A genomic region of Mycteria americana isolate JAX WOST 10 ecotype Jacksonville Zoo and Gardens unplaced genomic scaffold, USCA_MyAme_1.0 Scaffold_38, whole genome shotgun sequence contains the following coding sequences:
- the LOC142403544 gene encoding olfactory receptor 14C36-like: MSNNNSITEFLLLVLADTRELQLLHFWLFLGIYLAALLGNSLIIAAVACDHRLHTPMYFFLLNLSLLDLGSISTTVPQAMANCLWDTRAISYAGFAAQVFLFVFFISAEFYLLTVMAYDRYIAICKPLHYGTLLGSRACAKMAAAAWGTVFPYALLHTANTFSIPLCKGNAVDQFYCEVPQILKLSCSDAYLREICLLVVSACLAFGCFVFIVLSYVQIFRAVLRIPSEQGRHKAFSTCLPHLAVLSLFVSTLMFAYLKPRSISSPSLDLVVSFLYSVVPPAVNPLIYSMRNKELKDALKKLFEHILFQHH; this comes from the coding sequence ATGTCCAACAACAACTCCATTACTGAGTTCCTCCTGCTGGTGCTTGCAGACAcgagggagctgcagctcttgcacttctggctcttcctgggcatctacctggctgccctcctgggcaacagcctcatcattgccgccgtagcctgtgaccaccgcctccacacccccatgtacttctttctgctcaacctctccctcctcgacctgggctccatctccaccactgtcccccaagccatggccaattgcctgtgggacaccagggccatttcctatgcaggatttgctgcacaggtctttctgtttgtctttttcatttcagcagagttttatcttctcacagtcatggcctacgaccgctacattgccatctgcaaacccctgcactacgggaccctcctgggaaGTAGAGCTTGTgccaaaatggcagcagctgcctggggcactGTTTTTCCCTatgctctgctgcacactgccaacACATTTTCAatacccctctgcaagggcaatgctgtAGACCAGTTCTATTGTGAagtcccccagatcctcaagctctcctgctcagacgcCTACCTCAGGGAAATTTGCCTTCTTGTTGTTAGTGCCTGTTTAgcttttggatgttttgttttcattgtgctgtcctacgtgcagatcttcagggccgtgctgaggatcccctctgagcaaggacggcacaaagccttttccacgtgcctccctcacctggccgtgctctccctgtttgtcagcactttaatgtttgcctacctgaagccccgctccatctcctccccgtccctggatctggtggtgtcatttctgtattcggtggtgcctccagcagtgaaccccctcatctacagcatgaggaacaaggagctcaaggatgccctgaagAAACTGTTTGAACACATACTGTTTCAACATCATTAA